In Humulus lupulus chromosome 6, drHumLupu1.1, whole genome shotgun sequence, a single genomic region encodes these proteins:
- the LOC133786144 gene encoding putative disease resistance RPP13-like protein 1: MGGIGKTTLTRSVYDDTTVQQHFDLKVWVTISEDFDVLKITKLIFEAITKTSCEAKELYQLQNELKNALIGKKFLFVLDDVWNENYLLWDSLKSSFQSGNQGSKIIVTTRNEDIALMMRTMHVQPYELKEISYENCWKLFAEHVFDNIGSNEVHRDMKKIGKQIVKKCKGLPLAVKSMAGLLRSMSTSEEWRHVLQSDIWELSNCRDIGIVPALWLSYRFLPPYLKSCFSFLSIFPKDYEFRKDDREKIILIWMAEGLLQPQKGKRIEDVGEEYMSAFISRSFFQRSGHDQFSLSMHDLMHDLAMYVSGQCCSIYDSCNDFHKLNGSKTRHLSYMKDLKDTVEFDNFSRVKYLRTLLALPLQDTFPSQKTQLKLEIVLKDGGCLRSLSLSASCITDLPDSIGNLKHLRYLDVSGTKVKELPHSVCGLYNLETLLLSNCENLTQLPTNISKLVNLRHLMTRWTPLKEMPPKICNMINLQTLSNFVLCKNDGSRIKELGKLDNLRGSLEISGLAHVREVSDVLEGNLKNKKYLNELVLSWNGVADSSTKEREVLDALQPHVNLKKLVIRGYNGTCLPDWVTDPSYCNLKKVDLHCRNLCLSLLSFRRLSSLIDFCVFGVSYLDMHDEFRSISLNKPFPFLARLELHDTDMLDWSFINASDQRCEIFQCLKQFDLDNCGKLSVALPMCNFPSLEVINIASCDELVTIFPTSTHIDSAYPSLETLNTMNCSRLETFSEMGLPFTLQHLRIASCDKLMENRMKWNLQRLPSLNSLELWHCGEVVDSFPEEWLLPPSLRYLKIFECNNLKALNSKGFQHLTSLRGLDLLYLENLEFLPAAGLPQSVTYLSIEGCNLLIPRCKEGTGEDWPKVQHIPNIRTEETEYNKRDLGGR; the protein is encoded by the coding sequence ATGGGTGGTATTGGCAAAACTACACTTACTCGAAGTGTATATGACGATACCACTGTCCAACAACACTTTGACTTGAAAGTGTGGGTAACTATCTCCGAAGATTTTGATGTTTTGAAAATAACTAAACTTATTTTTGAGGCAATCACTAAAACAAGTTGCGAAGCAAAGGAGCTATATCAACTTCAAAATGAATTGAAAAATGCTTTGATAGGGAAGAAGTTTCTTTTTGTTCTCGATGATGTATGGAATGAAAATTATTTGTTGTGGGACTCTTTGAAAAGCTCTTTTCAATCTGGCAATCAAGGAAGTAAGATCATTGTGACCACGCGTAACGAAGATATTGCTTTGATGATGAGGACGATGCATGTTCAACCTTACGAGCTTAAAGAAATTTCTTACGAAAATTGTTGGAAGTTGTTTGCAGAACACGTCTTTGATAATATAGGCTCCAATGAGGTACATCGAGACATGAAAAAAATCGGAAAGCAAATTGTAAAAAAGTGCAAGGGTCTTCCTTTGGCTGTAAAATCGATGGCTGGACTTTTACGATCTATGTCCACTAGTGAAGAATGGAGACATGTACTGCAAAGTGATATCTGGGAGTTGTCCAATTGCCGCGACATAGGAATTGTTCCAGCTTTGTGGTTGAGCTATCGATTTCTGCCTCCTTATTTGAAGTCATGTTTTTCTTTTCTCTCGATATTTCCCAAAGATTATGAATTTCGGAAAGATGACAGAGAAAAAATAATCTTAATATGGATGGCAGAAGGTCTTTTACAACCTCAAAAAGGAAAAAGGATTGAAGATGTTGGAGAAGAGTACATGAGTGCTTTCATATCAAGATCATTTTTCCAAAGATCCGGACACGatcaattttctctctctatgcACGATCTTATGCATGATCTAGCTATGTATGTATCAGGTCAGTGTTGTTCTATTTATGATAGTTGTAATGACTTCCACAAGCTAAATGGTAGCAAGACACGCCATCTATCATACATGAAAGACTTAAAAGATACAGTAGAATTTGACAACTTTTCTAGAGTGAAGTATTTGCGCACCTTGTTAGCTTTACCATTGCAAGATACATTTCCATCGCAGAAGACACAATTAAAGCTTGAAATTGTGCTGAAGGATGGAGGATGCCTAAGATCACTTTCTTTGTCAGCATCATGTATCACAGACCTACCTGATTCAATTGGCAATTTAAAACATCTCAGGTATTTGGATGTGTCTGGCACGAAAGTTAAGGAATTACCTCATTCAGTTTGTGGATTGTACAATTTGGAAACACTCTTATTGTCAAATTGTGAAAATCTCACACAATTGCCTACCAACATTTCCAAGTTAGTCAACCTGCGTCATCTTATGACAAGATGGACTCCTCTAAAAGAGATGCCACCGAAGATTTGTAATATGATAAATCTTCAGACGTTAAGTAATTTTGTTCTGTGTAAAAATGATGGGTCCAGGATCAAAGAGTTGGGCAAGTTGGACAATCTGCGTGGAAGCTTGGAGATTTCAGGGCTTGCACATGTTAGAGAAGTGAGTGATGTTTTGGAAGGCAATTTGAAGAACAAAAAGTATCTCAATGAGCTCGTTCTTTCATGGAACGGTGTGGCAGATAGCTCGACAAAGGAAAGAGAAGTTCTTGATGCACTCCAACCACATGTAAATTTAAAGAAACTCGTAATCAGAGGTTATAACGGTACATGCTTGCCAGATTGGGTAACAGATCCATCATATTGTAACTTGAAAAAAGTTGATCTACACTGCAGAAATCTTTGCTTGTCGTTGTTATCATTTCGGCGGCTAAGTTCATTGATAGATTTTTGTGTTTTTGGTGTTTCCTATCTTGATATGCATGATGAATTTCGTAGTATTTCTTTGAATAAGCCCTTTCCATTCTTAGCAAGATTAGAGCTTCATGATACAGATATGTTGGATTGGTCATTTATTAATGCAAGTGACCAAAGATGTGAGATTTTTCAATGTTTAAAGCAATTTGATTTAGACAATTGTGGGAAGCTGAGTGTGGCGCTACCTATGTGTAATTTTCCATCTTTAGAAGTTATCAATATTGCATCTTGCGATGAATTGGTAACTATATTTCCAACAAGTACTCACATTGACTCTGCATATCCTTCCCTCGAAACGTTGAACACAATGAATTGCTCAAGGTTGGAAACCTTTTCAGAAATGGGATTGCCCTTTACTTTACAACATCTACGCATCGCATCATGTGATAAGCTCATGGAAAACCGCATGAAATGGAATTTACAAAGACTCCCATCATTGAATTCCTTAGAACTCTGGCATTGTGGAGAAGTGGTGGATTCATTTCCAGAGGAATGGCTGCTCCCACCATCTTTGAGATATCTTAAGATCTTTGAATGTAATAACCTCAAAGCTCTGAATAGCAAAGGCTTTCAACACCTCACCTCCCTTcgtggtttagatcttctttatTTGGAAAACCTAGAGTTCTTACCAGCAGCAGGACTGCCCCAGAGTGTTACTTATTTGTCCATAGAAGGATGCAATCTGCTAATTCCCAGGTGCAAGGAAGGAACAGGGGAAGATTGGCCCAAAGTTCAACACATTCCTAACATACGAACCGAAGAAACAGAATATAATAAGAGAGACTTAGGCGGCAGGTAA